The genomic DNA GCACATTTAATCTCATCAAGACCCTTACCCAAGAAGGATACCTGTATCAGGATGAGATGAAAAAATATCGCTTGGGAGCAAAACTGATCAATCTGGGAACTGTAGCAATGGAAAGTCTGGACATTCATCAAGTATCCCTCCCGTATCTGAATGGATTGATGGAGCGCATGAATGAAACCGTATTCATGTCTGTGCTTTCCGGAAATGAGCTCGTTTACATAGCGAAGATCCTGAGCAATCGTTCCATCCGGACGACAGCTGAACCAGGCCATGTCAAACCCCTGTACTGTACGGGGCTCGGAAAAGCTTTTCTCGCTTTCATGCCGGAAGAGGAAAGGGAACGTCTATTGGACGGGATGACCCTGCAGCAGATTACGCCAAAAACCGTGACGAACCGACGGGAGCTCCTGTCTCAGTTGGAATCGTTCAAGAAACAGGGATACAGTATTGATGATGAAGAAAATGAAGAAGGCCTCTATTGTGTGGCTGCCCCGATTTATGGTGCAAGGGGAGATGTGATCGCAGCCATCAGTGTGGCTGGCCCAAAAGAAAGGATGACCGTCCAGGGCAATGATGTCATCAGGGATTTACTGAGTACCTCACATGCAATCTCACAAAAAATCGGATTCATTCGATAAGAAAGGAGGGATAGGAACCATGGATGTCGTCGCTATAGGAGAAACACTGTTATCATTGACCCCAGCACATAATGGATTATTGCGACATGCTGAATCATTGAAGCCGAAAGTGGCAGGGGCCGAAACGAATACACTCATCGGACTGTGCCGTCTGGGCCATAGGACAGGATGGATCAGTGCGGTCGGAAACGATGAAATCGGCGAGCGGATTGTTGCCACGGTGCGGGGTGAAGGAGTCGATACGACTCATGTAAAAAAAGATGAAATGCACAATTCAGGAATCTTTTTTAAAGAAATCATCGGGAGCGGAGAGGTCAGGGTCCAATACTTCCGCGCAGGATCTGCCGCTTCCCATATGGAGCCCGCCGATTTACCTGCATCCTTCATACGCTCGGCCAAGTATCTTTATCTTACAGGAATCACCCCGGCACTGAGCGAAACGTGTAAACACACAATTTTTGAAGCGATCAAAATAGCCAGGGATTCAGGAGTAAGCGTGGTATTCGATCCGAATATCAGGAGGAAGCTGTGGAGTGAAGAGGAAGCAAGGTCCACTTTGACAGCGTTATGTGAGCTATCTGATATCGTCCTTATCGGTGGCACCGAAGGAATGTTCCTCTTCGGGACGCAAGATACAGATGAAGTTGCCCATCGATTATTCGAAAGCAAGCAGACCCGCTTGGTTGTTATCAAAAAGGGTGCAAAGGGGGCTGCCTATGCTAAACCGGGAAGCGAGACCGTTCAAGTCGACCCATTCCCGGTATCCAGCGTGGTCGATCCCGTGGGAGCGGGGGACGGATTCGCTGCGGGGTTCTTGTCAGGGCTGATCGAAGGGCTGAAAACAAAGGAAGCCGTAAAAAGGGGCTGCGCCGTCGGTGCCATGGTCACCATGGTCAGTGGTGATTATGAAGGTCTACCGGATGAGCGGCGCTTGGAATCATTTCTAAACAGAGACAAGGAAGACATTGAAAGATGAGAAGGAAGGCTGATGAAAATGAAAACGCTTAACAAAATCCTTGAAGGAAAAGGGATCGCCATCATCAGGGGTTACCACACGGAAGACGCTGTCAAGATTGCCCGTGCCTTGAAAAAAGGAGGCGTCACCCTTTTAGAGGTGACGTTGAATTCACCCGATGCTCTCCAAACCATCAGGGAATTGTGTAATGAGCCTGGAATTACCGTCGGGGCCGGTACCGTTCTGGATGGTGCCGCAGCACAGGGAGCAATCGAAGCAGGGGCGAAATTCATTTTATCTCCCACCTTGAAGGTCGAAACGATCCGGACTGCGAAACGGTACGGGGTAGTCAGTATCCCCGGGGCGTATACGCCTTCTGAAATCTTGACGGCTTTTGAAGAAGGGGCAGATATCGTAAAGGTGTTTCCTGCAACGGCCCTCGGACCATCATTCATCAAAGATATGCAGGGCCCGCTTCCTCAAGTCCGCCTCCTTCCGACCGGTGGTGTAACGGTAGAAAATGCAGTAACGTTCTTGGAAGCTGGGGCTGTCGGTGTAGGGCTCGGGAGTTCACTTGTGCATAAAACAGAATGTGTGGATGACGCATTCTTAGACGAAATTGAAATGAAGGCCAAACGGTTCAGGGAACTGGCCATGATGAGAGGGGTAAGAACATGAAGATAACAGGATATGAGTTATTCCAAGTACCACCAAGATGGTTGTTCCTTAAGATCGAAACAGACGAAGGAATCACAGGCTGGGGTGAGCCGGTGATCGAAGGAAAGGCAGCAACCGTCAAAGCTGCTGTCGAAGAACTCATGCAGACGCTGATCGGAAAGGATCCTGCCCGCATCGAGGACCATTGGAACATGATGTACCGATCGGGATTTTATCGTGGTGGACCCATTTTGATGAGTGCCATTGCGGGCATAGATCAGGCGCTGTGGGATATAAAAGGGAAGTTTTACGGAACACCCGTCCATCAATTACTCGGAGGAGCCTGTCGTGATTCGATCAAAGTGTATTCATGGATCGGGGGAGACCGCCCGAGTGATGTTGGAAAAGCGGCTAAAGAAGTAGTGGATCGGGGATTTGAAGCAATCAAGATGAATGGTACCGAGGAGCTTCAATACATCGATTCCCATCAGAAGATCGATCAGGTTCTTGAGAGGGTGGCGGCCATCAGGGAAAGCGTGGGACCGTACGTGGGCATCGGGATCGATTTCCACGGACGAGTACATAAACCGATGGCCAAGATACTGGCCAAAGAACTTGAACAGTTCCGCCCGATGTTCATCGAGGAGCCAGTCCTGCCTGAAAACAATGAGGCGCTCCGAGAGATTGCTGCTCATACGAATATTCCCATCGCCACAGGAGAGAGAATGTTCTCCAGATGGCAATTCAAGCCGTTGTTGACGGATGGATATGTAGATATCATTCAACCGGATCTTTCCCACGCTGGGGGATAACGGAGTGCAAGAAAATCATTTCCATGGCAGAAGCCTTTGATGTAGCTGTAGCACCCCATTGTCCTTTGGGCCCGATTGCCCTTGCAGCCTGTCTACAGGTGGATGCGACTTCCCATAATGCCGTCATCCAGGAGCAGAGCCTGGGTATCCATTATAACGTCGGAAGCGATCTGTTGGATTATATCGTCGATAAGGACGTATTCCGTTATGAAAATGGATTTGTTGAGATCCCTCAAGGCCCGGGGCTGGGCATTGAAGTGAACGAAGAGGTGGTAAGGAAGATGGCGGCCGAGGGACATGATTGGCATAATCCAATCTGGAGACACAAGGATGGCTCCATTGCCGAGTGGTAAAGGAAAAGGTTAACTGACAAAAGGGAGGGATTCACATGGATTCAGGAACAATGTTGATTCTTATAACCGTATTAGGAATTGCACTGCTATTATTCTTAGTTATGAAATCAAAGCTTCAGGCATTTGTCGCCCTTCTCATCTCGAGCTTATTCATCGGACTCTTATCCGGTATGGAGATGCAGGAGGTCATTGCCTCCATCGAACAGGGGATGGGAGGAACGTTGGGGTTCATCGCTGTCGTCGTCGGCCTTGGTGCCATGTTCGGTGAAATGCTCAGGGTTTCCGGTGGAGCAGAACGCCTGGCGATTACCCTGGTGAATAAATTCGGGGATAACAAAGTCCAGTGGGCACTCGGTTTGACCGGGTTCATTGTAGCCATTCCTGTATTTTTGGATGTTGCACTGGTTATTTTGATCCCGATTGTTTATAGTCTTGCCCAGAAAGCAAAAAAATCGACGCTCTATTTCGGAATTCCATTGCTGGCGGGACTTGCCGTGACGCACAGTTTTGTCCCTCCTACACCTGGACCGATTTCAGTTGCGTCCATCCTCAATGCAGATCTGGGATGGGTCATCCTATTCGGATGTCTCGCAGGTATTCCGGCCATGATTTTGGCAGGACCTGTATTCGGCCGGTACATCGGGAATAAAATCGATGTGAAAGTACCGGATTTCATCGATCAGGAAGAGCTCCAAAAGTTTAAGAATGAAAAGGATTTACCAAGCTTCGGTATGATTTTCATCCTGATCATGATTCCATTGTTCCTGATCCTTCTCAATACAGTGACGGGACTGGTTTTACCAGAAGGGAACACCGCGAGATCGATTCTTACGTTTGTTGGTCATCCGTTCATCGCTCTGACGATCTCAACGTTGTTGACGTTTTACTTCCTTGGGACGAAAAGAGGTTATTCCAAGGATGATATTCAGAATATCGCAACCAAATCCCTGGAACCTGCAGGGATCATCATCCTCATCACCGGTGCAGGGGGAGTGTTCAAACAAACCTTGATCAATAGTGGTGTAGGGGATGTACTGGGTGAAATGATGGCAACTTCCAATCTGCCGCTTGTCGTCGTAGCATTTATTATTTCAGCATTCGTCCGCGTGGCACAGGGCTCCGCCACCGTCGCGATGATCACGGCAGCCGGCTTGATGTCCCCGATCCTTGGAATGGTGGAAGTGTCCCAGCCGATGCTTGGATTACTTGTCATATCCATCGCGAGCGGAGCGACTGTATTCTCCCACGTCAATGATTCAGGCTTCTGGCTCGTCAATCGTTTCTTCGGATTGACTGAGAAGCAGACCTTACAAACATGGACCGTGATGGAAACGATCATCGGATTTGTAGGATTCGGTGTTGTATTCCTTATCAGTTTCTTCGTTTAAGTGAAAATAAAGCCCGGAATCCTGTAAGTATGCAGGATTCCGGGCTTTTTGACTTATAAATAGGATTTAAGGATCCATAAATAAAAGACCTGGACTTGGTCCAGGTCTTTACCGTTTAAAATATGATGCCCAGCAGGGAAAATACAATGACAGCGGAGAATAG from Rossellomorea marisflavi includes the following:
- a CDS encoding IclR family transcriptional regulator, translating into MSVKSAKRALDILEILSHFPRGLTINEVSLKLGLPQSSTFNLIKTLTQEGYLYQDEMKKYRLGAKLINLGTVAMESLDIHQVSLPYLNGLMERMNETVFMSVLSGNELVYIAKILSNRSIRTTAEPGHVKPLYCTGLGKAFLAFMPEEERERLLDGMTLQQITPKTVTNRRELLSQLESFKKQGYSIDDEENEEGLYCVAAPIYGARGDVIAAISVAGPKERMTVQGNDVIRDLLSTSHAISQKIGFIR
- a CDS encoding sugar kinase; translated protein: MDVVAIGETLLSLTPAHNGLLRHAESLKPKVAGAETNTLIGLCRLGHRTGWISAVGNDEIGERIVATVRGEGVDTTHVKKDEMHNSGIFFKEIIGSGEVRVQYFRAGSAASHMEPADLPASFIRSAKYLYLTGITPALSETCKHTIFEAIKIARDSGVSVVFDPNIRRKLWSEEEARSTLTALCELSDIVLIGGTEGMFLFGTQDTDEVAHRLFESKQTRLVVIKKGAKGAAYAKPGSETVQVDPFPVSSVVDPVGAGDGFAAGFLSGLIEGLKTKEAVKRGCAVGAMVTMVSGDYEGLPDERRLESFLNRDKEDIER
- a CDS encoding bifunctional 4-hydroxy-2-oxoglutarate aldolase/2-dehydro-3-deoxy-phosphogluconate aldolase; translated protein: MKTLNKILEGKGIAIIRGYHTEDAVKIARALKKGGVTLLEVTLNSPDALQTIRELCNEPGITVGAGTVLDGAAAQGAIEAGAKFILSPTLKVETIRTAKRYGVVSIPGAYTPSEILTAFEEGADIVKVFPATALGPSFIKDMQGPLPQVRLLPTGGVTVENAVTFLEAGAVGVGLGSSLVHKTECVDDAFLDEIEMKAKRFRELAMMRGVRT
- a CDS encoding GntP family permease, with protein sequence MDSGTMLILITVLGIALLLFLVMKSKLQAFVALLISSLFIGLLSGMEMQEVIASIEQGMGGTLGFIAVVVGLGAMFGEMLRVSGGAERLAITLVNKFGDNKVQWALGLTGFIVAIPVFLDVALVILIPIVYSLAQKAKKSTLYFGIPLLAGLAVTHSFVPPTPGPISVASILNADLGWVILFGCLAGIPAMILAGPVFGRYIGNKIDVKVPDFIDQEELQKFKNEKDLPSFGMIFILIMIPLFLILLNTVTGLVLPEGNTARSILTFVGHPFIALTISTLLTFYFLGTKRGYSKDDIQNIATKSLEPAGIIILITGAGGVFKQTLINSGVGDVLGEMMATSNLPLVVVAFIISAFVRVAQGSATVAMITAAGLMSPILGMVEVSQPMLGLLVISIASGATVFSHVNDSGFWLVNRFFGLTEKQTLQTWTVMETIIGFVGFGVVFLISFFV